AACGCCTTGAAAAAAGACTGGCGGGTGTGCTTGGGACAATGTATGGAATATCGGATGTGCAGGTGATGATAACAGTAAAGGATAACGGGCAGAAGATCGCACTCAAGGACAGAAATACAGCCCAAAGTGAAGATGACGACTCCAGTCAGACATCCGTCACTGAGGATACAGTCCTTAAGGAGAGCGGAAGTCAGAGCGTTCCATATGTGACAAAATATGTGCAGCCTGAGATTGAGGGAGTTGTGATATGCTGCAAAGGTGCGGAAAATGCAGAAATGTCGCTGAAGATAACAAATGCTGTTCAGGCATTATTTGACGTTCAGGCGCATAAGATTGTGATATTAGAAGCAAATTAATGTGGAGGACTCTATGAGAAGAGTGAGTGGTAAAAACAGACTTGCGATAATAGCACTTGCAGTTATGATCGGTGTGGCTGGTTATATGAGCTTTGCAGATGCGGGAAAGGACAAAAAGACAAAAAAGAACGGCAAGGAACAGGTCGAGGTCATAAGCTATGATGAAGTTGCGGGAAGTGACAGCAAAAATGTGGCAGATGGAAGTGAAAACATTGCTGCTGATGAAGCGCAGGATACAGATGAGGGACTATCGGAGGATATGGAGCTCAACGGTCCGGAGGAAGAGATAGGCGATGCGGTGCTCACCAGTGCCAGTGCAAAGGCTGTCACAAACAATATGGCATCTGTCAAACTCACAAGGGAGCAGAACAGGTCAAAGAGCAGAGAGACACTCATGGATATCATAGGTGATGAGGCGCTCAGCGATGAGGCAAAGAAAGAGGCGGCTGATACATATGTCAGATTAAATGACACGATAGAGATGGAGACTGATATAGAGACTGTGCTGGCGGCAAAGGGATACACAGATGTAGTAGTCACGATAGGAGACGAGTCGGTCGATGTGACACTTGGCGCAGCAGAGCTAGATGATGCGGAGAGGGCACAGATAGAGGACATAGTGACACGTAAAACCGGTTATAATATCAGCAATGTGGCAATATCTATGATGGATGGCAAGTAGGTACTGTAAAATCTCATATACTTGCAAAATAGCTGTCAGGATATTATAATGTGTGATATATAAATCTAGAAGTCTGCCTATAGGAGAAATCTAAGGCAGACTTGACGGATTTGTCAGTCCGTAAAATACAATCCGGGAGGTATGAATGAGTATGAGTGATACAGTACAGAACGGCGCAGCAACTGATGCCCTGGACAATAAAAAAGACGAGATAGTTCAGATAGATAAGGTTCAGGACGGTTCATATAATATTGAGGAGAATAACTCTCTTGGCAAGGTACAGATAGCAGATGATGTTGTTGCTATCATAGCAGGTCTTGCTGCTGGAGAGGTGGAAGGTGTATACAGACTTACCGGAAGTATTTCAAATGAGCTTGCTTCGAAATTTGGCAAGAAGAATCCGGCAAAGGGAGTCAAGGTGGAACTGCTTCCGGGAAAAGTCAAAGTGGATATTGCTATAGAAGTGCTCTATGAGTACAGTATTCCATCGGTATCTGCACAGGTTCAGGATAAGGTCAAGCAGGCTATAGAGACCATGACAGGACTTTCTGTTGAGCAGGTCAACATCAGGATAGCAGGTGTGCGTGTCAGTGACGCCAGGTAGACTGGCTGATTTAGATGATGCAGATATAGACATGGCAGAATACGAGTGATAGTGGAGAGGAAAACATGACAAGAAGAGAGATAAGAGACAAGATATTCAAGATCGTATTTACAGCAGAGTTCAATACTCAGGAAGAGATGAAGGAACAGCTTGAGCTGGCATTTGACACGGAGATGCCTGGGGATGAGGAAGACGATCCTATGCTGTATGCGTCTGTATCGGAGAAGGACAAAGAATATATAACAGATAAGGTTATGGATATACTTGCCCATAAGGATGCCATAGACAACACGATATCAGAGATATCAGAGGGATGGAAGCTTCCGAGAATAGGCAAGGAGGAACTTGCTATCCTCAGACTTGGTGTATATGAGGTAGTTTATGATGAGACCATTCCTGAGAAGGTAGCCATAAACGAGGCGGTTGAACTTGCAAAGAAATATTGTGATGTCTCAGCAAGCAAATTTGTGAATGCACTTCTTGCAAAACTAGTAAAAAAGGAAGAAAGCGGTAATGCCACAGAATAATATATATACAGTTCAGGAACTCAATCGCAGGATCCAGGATCTGATCAGCGGGGAACCGTGGCTGGGCAATCTGTGTGTGGAGGGTGAGATAACAGGATTTGGACGTGATAAGAAAGGTCATTGTTATTTCTCTCTCAAGGATTCCAGTGGAGTTATATCCGCTGTGATGTTCGCCGGTAAGCAGAGATACGGTTTGGGTTTCACACCGAAGAATGGCGACAAGGTTCATGCCTTTGGCCGGGTGGAAGTGTATGTGCGTGATGGAAAATATCAGCTCTATGTGGACAGGCTTGTGCGAGTGGGCGATGGTGAGGTTAATGCCAATCTGCAAAAGCTCATTGCAAAGCTTGAAGGCATGGGGCTTTTTTCACAGGAATACAAGAAACCGATACCTCGATATCCCAGGAAGATAGGAGTTGTGACGGCTGGAAATAAGGCTGCGATAAGCGACATATGTAAGGTAGCAAAGACAAGGGATCCGTATGCCCAGCTGTATTGTTATCCCGCGACGGTGCAGGGACAATATGCCGCGGCGGATATATCAAGAGGAATAGAGATACTGGATGGCATGGGTATGGATGTCATAATCGTTGGTCGTGGAGGCGGATCTGCGGAGGATCTGTGGGCGTTCAACGAGGAACAGGTTGCATGGGCCATATTCAATGCTGAGACACCGATCATCACTGCGACAGGACATGAGATTGACACGACGGTTGCAGATATGGTTGCGGATAAGAGAGAGTCCAACCCATCCACGGCGGTCATGCATGCACTTCCGGTGGTGAAGGAGACTGTTTCGGAGTTTGAACAGAGATATCTGTACATCAAGGCACTTATGGATAATCGGATGGAGAAGTATCGAAGAAATCTGGACGGCTATGCGAGACAGTTAAGGCTGCTGAGCCCGGAGGCACAGCTTGGGGCGCAGAGAGAGAAGCTTGACAGACTTCAGGAGACGATGAAGTCCCTTATGAGTGCAAGGCTGAGCAGCGCTCATGACAGGTGCGAAAGGATGAGTGAGAGACTTGAGGGCGGAATGTACAGAAAATACGAGCTGCGACTCAATGCTCTTGCGGTTATGACGGAGAGGTTACACGGACTCTCACCTACAGCCAAGCTTGTTAACGGATTTGGATATATAGCATCGGCAGATCAGCCAGTCACATCTGTGGGGGATGTAGAGCCGGGCAGCGATATTGAGATAACAGTACACGATGGAAAGATATTGGCGTCTGTTACGGACATTAATGGATTTCGATAGACAGGAGGAATAGCTATGGCAGAAGATATACAGAAAACGGCAGCAGGATCTGATGAACAGTCACTCGGAGACATGTCCATAGAGGAAGCTTTTGGAAGACTTGACGAGATAGCCGCCATACTTGAGAATGCACAGACAGGACTCAGGGAATCTCTGGATGTGTATGCGGAAGGCGTCCAGCTTATAAACAGATGCAGAAATTATCTCTGTGACGTTGAGAAGGAGATGATAACACTCTCCGGTCAGGAGGATGAATGATGAGCGTAAAGAGTGAGTCATATAATGATGCATACAGTGCAGAGCAGAAGAAATCACTTGATAAAGCGATCGCTGAACGCGCGGAGCGCATAGATGGGATAGTCGCAGGGTATCTCCCAAAGGTGGAGGGATTTCCGAGAACTGTTTGCGAGGCTATGGCATATTCTGTGGAGGCTGGCGGCAAGCGCCTGAGGCCTATGCTTATGGAAGAGACATACAGGATGCTTGGCGGCAGCACAGATGTGGTAAAGCCGTTTATGGCAGCGATAGAGATGATACATACATATTCGCTCATACATGATGATCTGCCAGCCCTCGATAACGATGATTATAGAAGGGGCAGACAGACGTCACATGTGGTGTTTGGTGAGGCTATGGCGATCCTTGCCGGTGATGCTCTTCTGAACTATGCGTATGAGACCGCATGCAAGGCATTTGATCTGGATGAAGATGCGCGCAAGGTTTCTGAAGCTCTGCGGATACTTGCTAGAAAGCCAGGAGTTTACGGCATGCTCGGAGGCCAGGTGGTGGATGTCGAGATGACGGGAAGAACGCTTACCAGGGAACAGCTTGAATATGTGTATGAGAACAAGACTGGAGCCCTCATAGAGGCATCTATGATGATAGGTGCGGTCCTTGCAGGTGCGGATAGTGAACAGGTTGAGGCTGTTGAGAAGATCGCATCAGATATCGGAATGGCATTTCAGGTTCAGGACGATATACTGGATGTTTGCGGGGACAGTATGGTCCTGGGAAAGCCAACTTTGAGTGATGAGGAGAACGGCAAGATCACATACGTCACGATACATGGAATAGAGAAGTCCAGACAGTATGTCAGGGACTTATCGGAGAGAGCGGTAAGAGAATTGGAAGAGATGGACGGTGACAGTGAGTTCCTGAGGAAGCTTGTACTCTGGCTGATAAACAGGCAGAAATAACAGGTTTGTCTATGGTGTGTTTATGAATATACTGGATAGAATAAATAAAGAAAACGATATAAAGAACATTGACAGTGAGGAGCTGCCGAGGCTGGCAGAGGAGATAAGGGAATTTCTGGTATCACATGTGAGCGAGACAGGAGGACATCTGGCACCAAATCTGGGGTGCGTAGAGCTTACGATGGCCCTCCACCGTGTGCTGAATTTCCCGGAGGATAAGCTTATATGGGATGTTGGACATCAGTCGTACGTCCACAAGATACTGACGGGCAGAAAAGACGAGATGGGCAGTCTGAGACAGTTTGGAGGCATGTCGGGATTTCCAAAGACAAGCGAAAGCCCATGTGACGCCTTCAATACCGGACACAGTTCGACCTCGATATCAGCAGCCCTAGGTATGGCATGTGCCAGAAGCATAAAGGGCACACATGAGAATATCGCGGCAGTGATAGGCGATGGCTCGTTCACCGGCGGGATGGTGTATGAGGCCATGAACAATATGGCGGACATCAAGACGAGCTGCCTTGTCGTGTTAAATGACAATAACATGTCTATAGATCAGAATGTTGGCGGAATGTCTACGTACCTGAGCAAACTCAGGGTAGGCCAGCAGTACAATGATTTCAAGGGCAATGTTGA
This sequence is a window from Coprococcus eutactus. Protein-coding genes within it:
- a CDS encoding polyprenyl synthetase family protein — its product is MMSVKSESYNDAYSAEQKKSLDKAIAERAERIDGIVAGYLPKVEGFPRTVCEAMAYSVEAGGKRLRPMLMEETYRMLGGSTDVVKPFMAAIEMIHTYSLIHDDLPALDNDDYRRGRQTSHVVFGEAMAILAGDALLNYAYETACKAFDLDEDARKVSEALRILARKPGVYGMLGGQVVDVEMTGRTLTREQLEYVYENKTGALIEASMMIGAVLAGADSEQVEAVEKIASDIGMAFQVQDDILDVCGDSMVLGKPTLSDEENGKITYVTIHGIEKSRQYVRDLSERAVRELEEMDGDSEFLRKLVLWLINRQK
- a CDS encoding SpoIIIAH-like family protein — protein: MRRVSGKNRLAIIALAVMIGVAGYMSFADAGKDKKTKKNGKEQVEVISYDEVAGSDSKNVADGSENIAADEAQDTDEGLSEDMELNGPEEEIGDAVLTSASAKAVTNNMASVKLTREQNRSKSRETLMDIIGDEALSDEAKKEAADTYVRLNDTIEMETDIETVLAAKGYTDVVVTIGDESVDVTLGAAELDDAERAQIEDIVTRKTGYNISNVAISMMDGK
- the xseA gene encoding exodeoxyribonuclease VII large subunit, whose amino-acid sequence is MPQNNIYTVQELNRRIQDLISGEPWLGNLCVEGEITGFGRDKKGHCYFSLKDSSGVISAVMFAGKQRYGLGFTPKNGDKVHAFGRVEVYVRDGKYQLYVDRLVRVGDGEVNANLQKLIAKLEGMGLFSQEYKKPIPRYPRKIGVVTAGNKAAISDICKVAKTRDPYAQLYCYPATVQGQYAAADISRGIEILDGMGMDVIIVGRGGGSAEDLWAFNEEQVAWAIFNAETPIITATGHEIDTTVADMVADKRESNPSTAVMHALPVVKETVSEFEQRYLYIKALMDNRMEKYRRNLDGYARQLRLLSPEAQLGAQREKLDRLQETMKSLMSARLSSAHDRCERMSERLEGGMYRKYELRLNALAVMTERLHGLSPTAKLVNGFGYIASADQPVTSVGDVEPGSDIEITVHDGKILASVTDINGFR
- the nusB gene encoding transcription antitermination factor NusB, which codes for MTRREIRDKIFKIVFTAEFNTQEEMKEQLELAFDTEMPGDEEDDPMLYASVSEKDKEYITDKVMDILAHKDAIDNTISEISEGWKLPRIGKEELAILRLGVYEVVYDETIPEKVAINEAVELAKKYCDVSASKFVNALLAKLVKKEESGNATE
- a CDS encoding Asp23/Gls24 family envelope stress response protein, giving the protein MSMSDTVQNGAATDALDNKKDEIVQIDKVQDGSYNIEENNSLGKVQIADDVVAIIAGLAAGEVEGVYRLTGSISNELASKFGKKNPAKGVKVELLPGKVKVDIAIEVLYEYSIPSVSAQVQDKVKQAIETMTGLSVEQVNIRIAGVRVSDAR
- the xseB gene encoding exodeoxyribonuclease VII small subunit; this translates as MAEDIQKTAAGSDEQSLGDMSIEEAFGRLDEIAAILENAQTGLRESLDVYAEGVQLINRCRNYLCDVEKEMITLSGQEDE